In Neisseriaceae bacterium CLB008, one genomic interval encodes:
- the odhB gene encoding 2-oxoglutarate dehydrogenase complex dihydrolipoyllysine-residue succinyltransferase — translation MIIEVNVPVLPESVSEATLMTWNKKVGEFVERDENIIDLETDKVVLELPAPQAGVLVEIIEQDGATVVSGQLLARIDTAAKAGDAAPAAAAEAAPAAAAAPVAAAGSSVAMPAAAKMAAEKGVDLNNVQGTGRDGRILKEDVQNAGSAPAKAAAPAAAAVAPVALGERTEQRVPMSRLRQRVAERLLQSQHENAILTTFNEVNMKPIMDLRNKYKDQFMKEHDVKLGFMSFFVKAAVAALKKFPLVNASIDGNDIVYHGYFDIGIAVGSPRGLVVPILRNADQMSLADIERQIAVYAGKAKDGKLALEDLTGGTFSITNGGTFGSMMSTPIINPPQSAILGMHATKERAMVENGQVVVRPMMYLALSYDHRIIDGREAVLSLVTIKDLLEDPARLILDL, via the coding sequence ATGATTATTGAAGTTAATGTACCCGTGTTGCCAGAAAGCGTTTCTGAAGCAACATTGATGACATGGAATAAAAAAGTAGGTGAATTCGTTGAACGTGACGAAAACATCATCGATTTAGAAACTGACAAAGTGGTGTTGGAATTGCCAGCGCCTCAAGCAGGTGTGTTGGTTGAAATCATCGAACAAGACGGCGCAACCGTTGTGTCTGGTCAATTATTGGCCCGCATCGACACCGCTGCTAAAGCCGGTGATGCAGCGCCTGCCGCTGCTGCTGAAGCTGCCCCTGCGGCTGCTGCGGCCCCTGTTGCTGCCGCTGGTTCATCTGTAGCAATGCCTGCTGCGGCCAAAATGGCTGCCGAAAAAGGCGTGGATTTGAACAATGTTCAAGGCACTGGCCGCGACGGTCGCATCTTGAAAGAAGACGTTCAAAACGCTGGTTCTGCGCCAGCTAAAGCGGCTGCACCTGCCGCTGCTGCGGTTGCCCCTGTTGCTTTGGGTGAGCGTACTGAACAACGCGTGCCGATGTCTCGCCTGCGTCAACGTGTGGCTGAGCGTCTATTGCAATCACAGCACGAAAACGCCATCTTGACCACGTTTAACGAAGTGAACATGAAACCGATTATGGACTTGCGCAACAAGTACAAAGATCAGTTCATGAAAGAGCACGACGTGAAATTGGGCTTTATGTCTTTCTTCGTGAAAGCTGCTGTCGCCGCACTGAAAAAATTCCCATTGGTGAATGCCTCTATCGACGGTAACGACATCGTGTACCACGGCTACTTTGACATCGGTATCGCTGTAGGCAGCCCACGTGGCCTAGTAGTGCCTATTTTGCGCAACGCCGACCAAATGTCTTTGGCCGACATCGAACGCCAAATTGCCGTTTACGCGGGTAAAGCAAAAGACGGTAAATTAGCGCTAGAAGACCTAACCGGCGGTACCTTCAGCATCACCAACGGCGGTACTTTTGGCTCGATGATGTCTACTCCTATCATCAACCCACCACAATCAGCTATTTTGGGCATGCACGCTACTAAAGAGCGCGCCATGGTTGAAAATGGTCAAGTGGTTGTGCGTCCGATGATGTACTTGGCTTTGTCTTACGATCACCGCATCATTGATGGTCGCGAAGCGGTATTGAGCTTAGTAACCATTAAAGATTTGCTAGAAGATCCAGCACGTTTGATCTTGGACCTATAA
- the sucC gene encoding ADP-forming succinate--CoA ligase subunit beta: MNLHEYQSKALLASYGLPVQNGIVAETPEAAAAAYDSLGGKFAVVKAQVHAGGRGKSGGVKVVKSREEAAEIAKGLIGTNLVTYQTDANGQPVNSVLVCEDMYPVERELYLGAVVDRSTRRVTFMASTEGGVEIETVAAETPEKIIKVTVDPLVGMQPFQARATAFALGLKGDQIKAFTKLMLGAYQAFVDNDFALFEINPLAVRENGELACVDAKIGIDSNAMYRLPKLAAQRDKSQENERELKASEFDLNYVALEGNIGCMVNGAGLAMATMDIIKLYGGQPANFLDVGGGATKERVIEAFKLILADPSVQGVLINIFGGIVRCDMIAEAIIAAVKEVNVTVPVVVRLEGNNAEIGAKLLSESGLALIPAEGLADAAQKIVEAVKA, encoded by the coding sequence ATGAACTTACACGAGTACCAATCTAAGGCCCTTTTGGCCAGCTATGGTTTGCCTGTTCAAAACGGCATTGTGGCTGAAACCCCAGAAGCTGCTGCAGCAGCATACGATTCTTTAGGCGGCAAATTTGCCGTGGTTAAAGCCCAAGTACACGCCGGTGGCCGTGGTAAATCTGGTGGTGTGAAAGTGGTTAAAAGCCGCGAAGAAGCTGCTGAAATCGCTAAAGGCTTGATTGGCACCAACTTGGTGACTTACCAAACCGACGCCAATGGCCAACCGGTAAACAGCGTATTGGTGTGTGAAGACATGTACCCAGTAGAGCGCGAACTGTACCTAGGTGCCGTGGTTGACCGTTCAACTCGTCGCGTGACTTTCATGGCGTCTACCGAAGGTGGCGTTGAGATTGAAACCGTGGCTGCTGAAACCCCAGAAAAAATCATCAAAGTAACCGTTGACCCACTAGTGGGCATGCAACCTTTCCAAGCACGCGCTACTGCGTTTGCTTTGGGCCTAAAAGGCGACCAAATCAAAGCGTTTACCAAATTGATGTTGGGTGCTTACCAAGCTTTTGTTGATAACGACTTTGCTTTGTTTGAAATCAACCCATTGGCCGTACGCGAAAACGGTGAATTGGCCTGTGTGGATGCAAAAATCGGCATCGACTCTAACGCTATGTACCGCTTGCCTAAATTAGCCGCACAACGCGACAAATCACAAGAAAACGAACGTGAATTAAAAGCCAGCGAATTTGACCTTAACTACGTGGCCCTAGAAGGCAACATCGGTTGTATGGTGAACGGCGCAGGTTTGGCGATGGCCACTATGGACATCATCAAGCTATACGGCGGTCAACCAGCTAACTTCTTGGACGTTGGCGGTGGCGCCACTAAAGAGCGCGTCATCGAAGCGTTCAAATTGATTTTGGCCGACCCATCTGTACAAGGCGTGTTGATCAACATCTTTGGTGGTATTGTTCGTTGCGACATGATTGCTGAAGCCATTATCGCTGCGGTTAAAGAAGTAAACGTAACCGTACCTGTAGTGGTTCGTTTAGAAGGTAACAATGCTGAAATTGGTGCCAAATTGTTGTCAGAATCTGGCTTGGCATTGATTCCTGCTGAAGGCTTAGCCGATGCAGCCCAAAAAATTGTTGAAGCTGTTAAAGCCTAA
- the lpdA gene encoding dihydrolipoyl dehydrogenase, translating to MSHNVDVAVIGAGPGGYVAAIRAAQLGFSTVCIDAGKGKDGKTPAMGGTCLNVGCIPSKALLESSHQFHAISHDMADHGIEVGKAKMDASKMIARKDGIVDKLTGGVAFLLKKNKVPALHGTGKIIGQVDGKWKVEVDNAGAKEEVLATHVIVASGSRPRPLPLVEIDNVNVLDNEGALNLESAPKRLGVIGSGVIGLEMGSVWKRLGSEVTVLEAAPKFMGAADAQIAREALRTLTKDTGLDILLGVKINKITNGKTVVVEYEVGGEAKTQEFDKLIVAIGRVPNTEGLGAKEAGLNIDERGFIAVDGDCKTNLPNVWAIGDVVRGPMLAHKASEEGVAVAERIAGQKPHFDFNTVPWVIYTNPEIAWVGQTEEQLKEAGIEYKKGTSGFGANGRAMSMGAAQGTIKVLTDAKTDRILGIHMIGPMVSELVAEAVVAMEFKASGEDIGRIIHAHPSLAEVLHEAALATDKRAIHG from the coding sequence ATGAGTCATAATGTAGATGTTGCCGTGATCGGCGCAGGCCCTGGTGGCTACGTGGCTGCTATTCGTGCAGCGCAATTGGGTTTTTCAACCGTGTGTATCGATGCCGGTAAAGGCAAAGATGGCAAAACCCCAGCGATGGGCGGTACTTGCTTGAACGTGGGTTGCATCCCTTCTAAAGCGTTGTTGGAATCGTCTCACCAATTCCACGCCATCAGCCACGACATGGCTGATCATGGTATTGAAGTGGGCAAAGCCAAAATGGATGCCAGCAAAATGATTGCCCGTAAAGACGGCATCGTAGACAAATTAACCGGCGGCGTAGCGTTCTTGTTGAAAAAGAACAAAGTACCTGCACTACACGGCACCGGTAAAATCATCGGCCAAGTAGACGGTAAATGGAAAGTAGAAGTGGACAATGCGGGCGCCAAAGAAGAAGTTTTGGCCACCCACGTGATTGTGGCTTCTGGTAGCCGTCCACGTCCTTTGCCTTTGGTTGAGATCGACAACGTTAACGTGTTGGACAATGAAGGTGCGTTGAATTTAGAAAGCGCCCCTAAACGTCTAGGTGTGATTGGTTCTGGCGTGATCGGTTTGGAAATGGGTTCAGTGTGGAAACGCTTGGGCTCTGAAGTAACCGTATTGGAAGCCGCTCCTAAATTTATGGGCGCTGCCGATGCACAAATCGCACGCGAAGCGTTACGCACCTTGACTAAAGACACCGGCTTAGACATTTTGTTGGGCGTTAAAATCAACAAAATCACCAATGGCAAAACCGTTGTGGTTGAGTATGAAGTCGGTGGCGAAGCCAAAACTCAAGAGTTTGACAAATTAATCGTGGCCATTGGTCGCGTGCCAAACACTGAAGGCCTTGGCGCTAAAGAAGCAGGTCTAAACATCGACGAGCGTGGCTTCATTGCCGTTGACGGCGACTGCAAAACCAACTTGCCTAACGTTTGGGCGATTGGTGACGTGGTACGTGGCCCGATGTTGGCGCACAAAGCCAGCGAAGAAGGCGTGGCCGTGGCTGAGCGTATTGCTGGCCAAAAACCACACTTCGACTTCAACACTGTGCCTTGGGTGATTTACACCAACCCTGAGATTGCATGGGTGGGTCAAACCGAAGAGCAGCTGAAAGAAGCCGGTATTGAGTACAAAAAAGGCACTTCAGGCTTTGGCGCCAACGGCCGTGCGATGAGCATGGGCGCTGCTCAAGGCACCATCAAAGTATTGACTGATGCCAAAACAGACCGCATTTTGGGCATTCACATGATTGGCCCAATGGTGTCTGAGCTAGTGGCTGAAGCCGTTGTGGCAATGGAATTTAAAGCCAGCGGTGAAGACATCGGCCGCATCATTCATGCTCACCCATCATTGGCAGAGGTTCTGCACGAAGCAGCCTTGGCCACTGATAAACGCGCGATTCACGGTTAA
- the sucD gene encoding succinate--CoA ligase subunit alpha, producing the protein MSVLVNKNTRLLVQGFTGKNGTFHSEQAIAYGTNVVGGVTPGKGGSLHLDRPVFDTMAEAVRETQADTSVIYVPAPFVLDSIVEAVDSGVSLIVVITEGVPTIDMLKAKRYIENTGGVRLIGPNCPGVITPGECKVGIMPGHIHQPGRIGIISRSGTLTYEAVAQTTKLGLGQSTCIGIGGDPIPGTSHIDALELFQNDPDTDAIIMIGEIGGTAEEEAAEYIKSNVTKPVVGYIAGVTAPAGKRMGHAGAIISGGKGTAEEKFHAFEQAGIAYTRSPAELGTTMMDVLKSKGMI; encoded by the coding sequence ATGAGCGTATTAGTAAATAAAAACACCCGTCTATTGGTTCAAGGTTTCACCGGTAAAAACGGTACTTTCCACTCTGAGCAAGCGATTGCTTACGGTACCAACGTGGTTGGCGGTGTAACCCCAGGTAAAGGCGGTTCTTTACACCTAGACCGTCCCGTATTTGACACCATGGCTGAAGCCGTGCGCGAAACCCAAGCCGACACTTCTGTGATCTACGTACCCGCACCATTCGTACTAGACTCAATCGTTGAAGCCGTTGATTCAGGCGTGAGCCTAATCGTGGTGATTACCGAAGGCGTACCGACCATCGACATGTTGAAAGCCAAGCGTTACATCGAGAACACTGGCGGCGTGCGTTTGATCGGCCCTAACTGCCCAGGCGTGATCACTCCAGGTGAATGTAAAGTCGGCATTATGCCAGGCCACATCCACCAACCAGGCCGTATCGGCATCATCTCTCGTTCAGGCACTTTGACTTACGAAGCTGTGGCACAAACCACTAAGCTTGGTCTAGGTCAATCTACCTGTATCGGTATCGGTGGCGACCCAATCCCAGGCACCAGCCACATCGATGCTTTGGAACTGTTCCAAAACGATCCAGACACCGACGCAATCATCATGATTGGTGAAATTGGCGGTACTGCTGAAGAAGAAGCCGCTGAATACATCAAATCTAACGTGACCAAACCTGTTGTGGGTTACATTGCTGGTGTGACTGCACCTGCAGGTAAACGCATGGGCCACGCTGGCGCGATTATTTCTGGCGGTAAAGGTACTGCTGAAGAGAAATTCCACGCGTTTGAACAAGCCGGCATTGCCTACACTCGTAGCCCTGCTGAGCTAGGCACCACCATGATGGACGTATTGAAAAGCAAAGGCATGATCTAA